In a genomic window of bacterium:
- a CDS encoding methionine synthase, translating into MKPDFTPNCLATGIGSLPHTEAQEACELVIQNLPDIPFWPQMPKRSPRENMYWQYSENLPGLTFEDDRMFIRTPEDFSAIERFYEHFLSENLDFFSISQPYAAGFYKLQEYQDHLRTAWAVKGQITGPISYTLQVTDENRKPLLYNDELKSIAIKNLLRKANWQEKILQKFNPRTIIFLDEPYLTAFGSAFTSLSLEQARECLEEVLQGIDSRTGIHCCGNTDWSLLLETSIDILSFDAYEYAPNLLLYQNQLRKFLDRGGTIAWGIVPTNEDALKTAAASELLEKLEKIWQDLARLGIDREQLTRTALITPACGLGTVHKDMAARALTLARDISQMLRGKYRLE; encoded by the coding sequence ATGAAACCGGATTTCACTCCAAACTGTCTGGCCACAGGTATCGGCAGTCTGCCCCATACTGAAGCTCAAGAGGCATGTGAGCTGGTTATTCAAAATTTGCCGGATATCCCCTTCTGGCCGCAGATGCCCAAAAGAAGCCCTAGGGAAAATATGTACTGGCAATACAGCGAGAACCTGCCGGGTCTGACCTTCGAGGATGACCGGATGTTTATCCGTACGCCGGAGGATTTTTCCGCCATAGAGCGGTTTTATGAACATTTTCTGTCTGAAAATCTCGATTTTTTCTCGATCAGCCAGCCCTATGCAGCCGGATTCTATAAGCTGCAGGAATATCAGGACCATCTTCGCACTGCCTGGGCGGTCAAAGGGCAGATTACCGGGCCGATCAGCTACACTTTGCAGGTTACCGACGAAAACCGCAAGCCCCTGCTCTATAATGATGAGCTGAAAAGCATAGCGATCAAAAACCTCCTGCGCAAGGCAAACTGGCAGGAGAAAATTCTCCAAAAATTCAATCCCCGCACGATTATTTTTCTGGATGAACCCTACTTGACTGCGTTCGGATCAGCATTTACCAGTCTCAGCCTGGAGCAGGCCAGAGAATGCTTGGAGGAGGTCCTGCAGGGAATCGATTCTCGTACCGGCATTCATTGCTGTGGAAACACTGACTGGTCACTTCTTTTGGAGACTTCCATCGATATCCTCTCTTTTGATGCCTATGAGTATGCTCCTAACCTCCTGTTATACCAAAATCAGTTAAGGAAATTCCTGGATCGCGGGGGAACCATTGCCTGGGGAATAGTGCCCACCAATGAGGATGCCCTCAAAACCGCTGCAGCCTCTGAGTTATTGGAAAAGCTGGAAAAAATCTGGCAGGATCTTGCCAGGCTGGGCATTGACCGGGAACAGCTTACCCGCACCGCCCTTATTACTCCAGCCTGCGGTCTGGGGACAGTGCACAAGGATATGGCAGCCAGGGCACTGACTCTGGCCAGGGATATTTCCCAAATGCTGAGGGGAAAATACCGGCTGGAGTAA
- a CDS encoding fibronectin type III domain-containing protein, producing MSTGVLLLGMILGNLVLAGSARAFLSRKNGEPQRNYTYYIQRPERARGEVARSVTREERKQSWQEFERRQGKGRWQAQSWNTATGMLHRASRVTKPAPYEGLWRKLLGSEDELVDDAIQFVEENPELFQLGASGIRLARMAEMSGIWYLDFQQEYQDIPVYGSRIWFQFDDSYRLISFGADAYPGIKLEARPLIDEAQAWERVSQHLGIDSPGTPGSGYEASLVILPVRFGDDLEYFLAWMVDVSGGIWRYFVDARNGQIISRYNRSRAVVSGTIRARILPQFYDDAPSEVGLRDLYVYLLDKNQVYKALFEDNDTTPAGWKTEGMWAYGQPEPPADSSNLMTTGHGGPLDPDSGYTGLKVFGYNLKGDYTNLMRPAYLTTPDISFTRNPRSKLVLRFWRWLGAYKEYSEDENGNRTSYDRASVEISVNNRITWDTIWSNASGQIEDAFYQKSAGVGWNLQTFDISPFMNDGNQINIRWGIGPTDSSGVFCGWNIDDVEVVESLVNPNTTAKGTFNTAPGNYQTDLNGNFQFPDVWPGKNAFPNKLALTAKLAGKYVEVNNEDSWDAIWVVEGIDDLDFQDPNYTRFVWNPEDQNNGIPPASLDTPSVYSRISSYGELNVYYHINRLLQYIKKLDPKYDGMWRNGKKGPVRAIVGWGDYYTNAFWTPENRIYFGEGDGKLDGYRDFSLFSDIIYHEYTHAITESFYSFFQPHPDAALGTTSTDTTSTQPQLTTELDAMHEAFSDYWAAAMTDDPDIGNGGFWIGHDYVRSLIYDDPNDPYDDPNDYLRYPEDYGDDAYVNSLILSQAMWDVRKKIVEVYGAELGVEKAKETVDNLFHRARISGSTTFADYLQDVITHDNQINQGEYSFFIKELFGKHGISRTPLAPSNPVATVSDRAVHLTWEASPDPDVTGYHVYYRTENDIETTREDPSVQRDAGNVTSFTVDGLTNETTYVLKVKSYNEYGTESESSDYVYATPYDPATRSSTVTGGDNNDVGICFITAIRRR from the coding sequence ATGAGCACTGGAGTGTTACTTTTGGGTATGATTTTGGGCAACCTGGTCCTCGCAGGGAGTGCCCGGGCTTTTCTTTCCCGGAAAAATGGGGAACCTCAGCGTAACTATACCTATTATATCCAAAGACCGGAAAGAGCCAGAGGAGAGGTAGCTCGATCAGTGACCAGAGAAGAGAGGAAACAGAGCTGGCAGGAGTTTGAGCGCAGGCAGGGAAAAGGCCGATGGCAGGCTCAATCCTGGAATACGGCAACCGGCATGCTTCACCGGGCCAGTCGAGTTACGAAGCCTGCACCGTATGAAGGGCTCTGGCGCAAACTCCTCGGGAGCGAGGATGAGCTGGTAGATGATGCCATCCAGTTTGTGGAGGAGAATCCTGAGCTCTTTCAATTAGGAGCATCCGGTATCAGGCTTGCCAGAATGGCTGAAATGTCGGGGATTTGGTATCTGGATTTTCAGCAGGAATACCAGGACATTCCGGTTTATGGCAGCCGTATCTGGTTTCAATTTGACGACTCATACCGGCTCATCTCCTTCGGAGCGGATGCCTATCCCGGTATCAAGCTTGAGGCGAGGCCGCTGATCGATGAAGCTCAAGCCTGGGAAAGGGTCAGCCAGCATCTGGGAATAGATTCGCCGGGAACACCGGGGAGCGGATACGAAGCGAGCCTCGTCATTCTGCCCGTCCGGTTCGGAGATGATCTGGAGTACTTTTTAGCCTGGATGGTGGATGTGAGCGGAGGTATATGGCGGTATTTTGTGGATGCCCGCAATGGCCAGATCATCAGCCGCTATAACCGCTCCCGGGCAGTAGTATCCGGGACGATCAGAGCCAGAATTTTACCCCAGTTCTACGATGATGCCCCCAGTGAAGTGGGATTGAGAGACCTGTATGTCTACCTGCTGGATAAGAATCAGGTATATAAGGCCCTCTTCGAGGATAACGATACAACTCCCGCCGGATGGAAAACGGAAGGGATGTGGGCCTATGGCCAGCCTGAACCACCGGCTGATTCATCCAATCTGATGACTACGGGACATGGCGGTCCTCTGGACCCGGATTCAGGGTATACGGGGCTGAAGGTTTTTGGATATAATCTCAAGGGAGATTACACCAATTTGATGCGCCCTGCCTATCTGACTACTCCTGACATCAGTTTCACCAGGAACCCAAGATCTAAACTGGTCCTGCGGTTTTGGCGATGGCTGGGAGCATATAAAGAGTATTCTGAAGATGAAAATGGAAACCGTACCAGCTACGATCGCGCCTCGGTTGAAATTTCCGTGAATAACCGGATAACATGGGACACTATCTGGTCCAATGCCAGTGGGCAGATTGAAGATGCCTTCTATCAGAAATCCGCGGGAGTTGGCTGGAACCTCCAGACCTTTGATATTTCCCCTTTCATGAATGATGGCAACCAGATAAATATTCGCTGGGGCATAGGGCCGACCGACAGTTCGGGAGTCTTTTGCGGCTGGAACATCGATGATGTGGAGGTCGTGGAAAGCCTCGTCAATCCAAATACTACTGCCAAAGGAACATTTAATACTGCCCCGGGTAACTATCAAACCGATCTCAATGGAAACTTCCAGTTTCCGGATGTCTGGCCGGGCAAAAATGCATTTCCCAACAAACTGGCCCTCACCGCCAAGCTGGCAGGGAAATACGTGGAGGTAAATAACGAAGACAGCTGGGATGCTATCTGGGTAGTCGAAGGAATTGATGACCTGGATTTCCAGGATCCCAATTACACCCGCTTTGTCTGGAACCCGGAGGATCAGAACAACGGAATTCCCCCGGCCAGCCTTGATACCCCCAGTGTCTACTCACGCATCAGCAGCTACGGTGAGTTGAACGTTTACTACCACATCAACAGGCTCCTGCAATATATCAAGAAGCTTGACCCGAAATACGATGGCATGTGGCGGAATGGGAAAAAAGGCCCCGTAAGAGCGATCGTTGGATGGGGAGATTATTATACCAATGCCTTCTGGACTCCGGAAAACCGGATATACTTCGGAGAAGGAGATGGCAAGCTGGATGGATACCGTGACTTCTCCCTGTTCTCCGATATTATTTACCATGAATATACTCATGCCATAACCGAAAGCTTCTACTCATTTTTCCAGCCTCATCCTGATGCTGCCCTGGGAACTACCAGCACGGATACAACGTCAACTCAGCCCCAATTGACCACCGAGCTTGATGCCATGCATGAAGCCTTTTCCGATTACTGGGCGGCTGCTATGACCGATGACCCCGATATCGGCAATGGCGGCTTCTGGATAGGACACGACTATGTACGGAGCCTGATTTACGACGATCCGAACGACCCTTACGACGATCCGAATGATTATTTAAGATATCCGGAAGACTATGGTGATGATGCTTATGTCAACAGTCTGATTCTGTCTCAGGCCATGTGGGATGTCCGGAAAAAAATCGTGGAAGTGTACGGGGCAGAGCTTGGAGTAGAAAAAGCAAAAGAAACGGTGGACAATCTCTTTCACCGCGCCCGAATCAGCGGTTCGACGACCTTCGCCGATTACCTGCAGGATGTTATCACCCACGATAACCAGATTAACCAGGGGGAATATTCGTTCTTTATCAAGGAACTGTTCGGCAAACACGGCATCAGCAGAACCCCTCTTGCCCCCAGCAATCCCGTGGCTACAGTGAGTGACCGCGCAGTCCACCTGACCTGGGAAGCATCTCCTGACCCTGATGTTACAGGCTATCATGTCTATTACCGGACAGAGAACGATATCGAAACCACCAGGGAGGATCCCAGCGTCCAGAGAGATGCCGGGAATGTTACTTCTTTTACCGTTGACGGCCTGACCAATGAAACGACCTATGTTCTCAAGGTCAAGTCATATAACGAGTATGGCACGGAGAGTGAATCTTCCGACTATGTCTATGCCACTCCCTATGATCCGGCAACACGGTCCTCGACTGTTACCGGAGGGGATAACAACGATGTCGGCATCTGCTTTATCACGGCCATCCGGCGGAGATAA
- a CDS encoding phosphoribosyltransferase family protein: MIKKDFIDANRLLLDSFALARQIYESGFSPNLLIGIWRGGTPPGIAIHEFLTFKGLNLAHTVIKVHAYRGIECPGEVHIDGLEHALTLMKDGDRILIVDDIFDTGRTLDTVIRTIQERAGERQLRIKVATVFFKPCKNQTNIVPDFYLRVVDRWVVFPHELKGLTEEEIRQKGEDLYQIIFG; this comes from the coding sequence ATGATCAAAAAAGACTTTATCGATGCCAACAGGCTGCTGCTTGACTCATTCGCTCTGGCCCGGCAGATTTATGAGAGTGGTTTTTCCCCGAACCTGCTGATTGGAATCTGGAGAGGAGGTACCCCTCCGGGAATCGCCATTCATGAGTTTTTGACTTTTAAAGGTCTGAATCTGGCCCATACGGTTATCAAGGTGCATGCCTATCGGGGCATCGAATGTCCGGGGGAAGTGCACATCGATGGGTTGGAGCATGCCTTAACGCTCATGAAGGATGGTGACAGGATCCTGATTGTGGATGATATTTTCGATACCGGCCGCACCCTCGACACGGTAATCCGGACAATTCAGGAAAGGGCCGGGGAAAGACAGCTCAGGATTAAAGTGGCGACCGTCTTTTTCAAGCCGTGCAAGAACCAGACAAACATAGTTCCCGACTTTTATCTGAGAGTGGTCGATCGATGGGTTGTGTTCCCTCATGAGCTCAAGGGGCTTACCGAGGAAGAAATCCGGCAAAAGGGAGAGGACCTGTATCAGATAATTTTCGGATAG
- the grpE gene encoding nucleotide exchange factor GrpE, translated as MTATPPHTPKELIRRRLIGFQKQIADLSFAFTSLQNDHRQWEKELYLELFEVLDAFENIFQSIEAKEQGWDKSARMAMQSFRSVYRKILRILSQRGVEQIEFPDNKAIFGLCKVVETKALPGKENEEILSVLRKGYRKKDGEVIRPAEVITVLNN; from the coding sequence ATGACAGCGACTCCTCCGCACACACCCAAGGAATTAATCCGCCGCAGGCTGATTGGATTTCAGAAGCAGATTGCTGACCTTTCCTTTGCCTTTACTTCTCTCCAGAATGATCACCGGCAATGGGAAAAGGAACTATACCTGGAACTTTTCGAGGTTCTCGATGCATTTGAAAATATATTTCAGAGCATTGAAGCAAAAGAACAGGGGTGGGACAAGTCCGCCCGGATGGCCATGCAAAGTTTTCGCTCCGTCTACCGGAAGATATTGCGGATACTCTCTCAACGGGGGGTAGAACAAATTGAATTTCCGGATAATAAGGCCATTTTCGGTCTCTGCAAGGTGGTAGAAACCAAAGCCCTGCCGGGGAAAGAAAACGAGGAGATTCTCTCGGTACTGCGAAAAGGGTACCGGAAGAAAGACGGAGAGGTCATCCGGCCTGCCGAAGTGATTACGGTCTTAAATAATTAA
- a CDS encoding tetratricopeptide repeat protein, with protein MKQNLQRKETESGQGFPDNRESRKKYQELLEKAEKLFQKEKFGSAKHHFGQAYQIWPSEEVQRRIHICEENAQRMARAQDLVREGYQLEREKKLREALKVFHRSLEAWDNKEIRAVVTRLLGKIPKPTLAPGYQAEADHRYAEAIERYREVMELEENPEARHRIGICLVKQGAYAEAVRFLESTSSQEPEARYYAGYALARTGQYSKALRQWESISQDTPELARQKQHLLEIALCDLRGRSRIEGGFDAAYQEAVDLLSCCPDPLVRASVRSMSLEHLEHLWTQGNFKAMLDFLLSLQSQGGYEDFLPFFLAKVYFRLAETAAEYLPQAITFWLTVIYNPKYQLPSGPPAADDDDRRQMTGDLQDKLEQLIQHYKTSQGEEGLKEILSHWELERQSITFLHEAAHKEPSLAEILCTPDFAGHFGLSPLVLERLREVRSEWETDERFWTVGALFSSARSSYLLLHQGRLEEAMAALPAQEENEFIGYCRQKIFFRLGMKKLHKGETTNLKKYFTQAIPLIQRFQEYEKEIIQLAQKIEAEPEELVALDEVMQILVRHIKSREILDMASYIMSYKANTLHAKGLIKAQDVERICRKALDLNPDNEFARTGLREMESQHLVNEMARALGKGNVKKAAAIAASAQNEEIEEVFFDFVDTVLDEFDNAPLSREKKIFFLRDLYQNCEKVDPDHPVLDDILDELEDLEREVE; from the coding sequence ATGAAACAAAATCTTCAACGCAAAGAAACTGAATCCGGCCAGGGATTTCCTGATAATCGTGAAAGCAGGAAAAAATATCAGGAACTTCTGGAAAAAGCGGAAAAACTTTTTCAAAAAGAAAAATTCGGGTCGGCCAAACACCATTTTGGGCAGGCATATCAGATCTGGCCATCGGAAGAGGTTCAAAGGCGGATCCATATCTGCGAGGAGAATGCACAGAGAATGGCCAGGGCCCAGGACCTGGTGAGAGAGGGGTATCAGCTCGAACGGGAGAAAAAGCTCAGAGAAGCGCTCAAGGTTTTTCATCGCTCCCTTGAAGCCTGGGACAATAAGGAAATCCGGGCGGTCGTAACCAGGCTGCTGGGCAAAATACCCAAACCGACTCTTGCACCCGGCTATCAGGCCGAGGCCGATCATCGCTACGCCGAGGCCATAGAGCGGTACCGGGAGGTCATGGAGCTGGAGGAGAATCCTGAAGCCAGGCACCGCATCGGCATCTGTCTGGTGAAGCAGGGCGCATATGCCGAGGCAGTCAGATTTCTCGAGTCAACCTCCTCACAGGAGCCCGAAGCTCGCTATTATGCAGGGTATGCTCTGGCCAGGACCGGACAATACAGCAAGGCCCTCAGGCAATGGGAGTCGATCAGTCAGGACACACCGGAATTAGCGCGGCAGAAGCAGCATCTCCTTGAAATAGCCCTGTGCGATCTCCGCGGCAGATCACGGATTGAAGGGGGATTCGATGCTGCCTATCAGGAGGCGGTCGATCTCCTCTCGTGCTGTCCTGACCCTCTGGTTCGAGCGAGTGTCAGGTCCATGAGCCTGGAACACCTCGAACACCTCTGGACACAGGGAAATTTCAAAGCCATGCTGGACTTTCTTCTCTCCCTGCAGTCTCAGGGAGGGTATGAGGATTTTTTACCCTTTTTTCTGGCCAAGGTCTATTTCCGGCTGGCTGAAACCGCTGCTGAGTACCTGCCGCAGGCCATTACTTTCTGGCTGACGGTCATCTATAACCCAAAATATCAGCTTCCATCCGGGCCGCCTGCCGCCGATGATGATGACCGCAGGCAGATGACCGGCGACCTCCAGGACAAACTTGAGCAACTGATCCAGCACTATAAAACCAGTCAGGGCGAGGAAGGGCTGAAAGAGATACTGAGTCACTGGGAGTTGGAGCGGCAATCCATTACCTTTCTCCATGAGGCTGCACACAAGGAGCCATCCCTGGCTGAAATCCTGTGCACTCCGGATTTTGCCGGGCACTTTGGCTTATCCCCCCTCGTTCTCGAAAGGCTGCGCGAGGTGCGATCTGAATGGGAGACGGATGAGCGGTTCTGGACGGTGGGGGCATTGTTCTCTTCAGCCCGGTCGAGTTACCTGCTGCTGCATCAGGGGAGACTTGAGGAGGCTATGGCCGCACTGCCTGCCCAGGAAGAGAATGAATTTATCGGCTACTGTCGGCAGAAGATTTTTTTCCGGCTGGGTATGAAGAAGCTGCACAAGGGAGAGACCACCAATCTGAAGAAATATTTCACTCAGGCCATTCCCCTGATTCAGCGGTTTCAAGAGTACGAAAAAGAGATTATCCAACTGGCACAGAAGATCGAGGCCGAGCCGGAAGAACTGGTTGCCCTGGACGAGGTGATGCAGATTCTGGTCCGTCATATCAAATCCAGGGAGATTCTGGATATGGCCTCCTATATCATGAGTTACAAGGCAAATACCCTGCATGCGAAAGGATTGATCAAGGCCCAGGACGTAGAGCGCATCTGCAGGAAGGCTTTGGACCTGAATCCGGATAACGAATTCGCCAGGACCGGACTCCGCGAGATGGAGTCCCAGCACCTTGTGAATGAGATGGCCAGGGCGCTTGGCAAGGGAAATGTGAAAAAAGCGGCCGCTATTGCCGCCAGTGCCCAGAATGAAGAAATAGAAGAAGTATTTTTTGACTTCGTTGACACGGTTCTCGATGAATTCGATAATGCACCCCTTAGCCGGGAAAAGAAGATCTTCTTTCTGCGGGACTTATATCAGAATTGTGAGAAGGTTGACCCTGACCATCCCGTTCTTGACGATATCCTGGATGAACTTGAGGACCTGGAGAGGGAGGTTGAATAA
- a CDS encoding LysM peptidoglycan-binding domain-containing protein: MQQVQRCPICEKEQIPMDEQQCPQCNADLTCFQVLDALPEHQETAVRAVSPQGSRRIWWLGLTAVVILLMGLGWMFYQNFRIVRTLADNQSRLEYVNQTMLALMKKIESEKAKAPAKEPGKEAAQEAMTLGAPSHEDIGRESPDTGKSPEHKAQPEPKAQEAKPVPVPKAVRPVASMPDRTAGRHPAPRKDRASRPKEAPFFWYEATDQDTLWSIADRFYGRGRYYPVLLAMNPQVSVFEIKGGQRLKVLENPKDAAIVFSRSVERHGSLAFLWYQVQAGDTPETLSRKFFRTDDQYSRIESLNSQLRLEPGQKIKIPLPDL, encoded by the coding sequence ATGCAACAGGTTCAGCGCTGCCCGATCTGCGAGAAAGAGCAGATCCCAATGGATGAGCAGCAATGTCCTCAGTGCAATGCGGATTTGACCTGTTTCCAGGTTCTGGATGCACTGCCGGAGCATCAGGAAACAGCAGTCAGAGCTGTCAGCCCGCAAGGGAGCAGGAGGATATGGTGGCTGGGATTAACGGCAGTCGTTATCCTTCTCATGGGCCTGGGATGGATGTTCTACCAGAACTTCCGGATTGTCAGGACCCTGGCGGATAATCAAAGCAGGCTGGAATATGTTAACCAGACCATGCTGGCTCTGATGAAGAAGATCGAGTCGGAAAAAGCGAAAGCGCCTGCGAAAGAGCCGGGAAAGGAAGCGGCGCAAGAAGCGATGACGCTCGGAGCTCCTTCGCACGAGGATATCGGCAGGGAATCGCCTGACACGGGCAAGAGCCCTGAGCATAAAGCACAGCCTGAGCCGAAAGCGCAGGAGGCGAAGCCCGTGCCGGTCCCCAAAGCCGTCCGTCCCGTAGCCTCCATGCCGGACCGGACTGCCGGCAGGCACCCTGCCCCCCGCAAGGACAGGGCCTCCAGGCCGAAGGAAGCCCCGTTTTTCTGGTATGAAGCCACAGACCAGGATACCCTGTGGTCGATTGCAGACAGGTTCTACGGGCGCGGTCGTTATTATCCGGTGCTTCTGGCCATGAATCCGCAAGTGAGCGTCTTCGAGATAAAAGGCGGCCAGCGGCTCAAGGTATTGGAAAATCCAAAGGATGCAGCCATTGTCTTTAGCCGGTCTGTCGAGCGGCATGGCTCGCTCGCTTTTTTGTGGTACCAGGTCCAGGCTGGAGATACTCCGGAAACCTTATCCAGAAAATTTTTCCGGACTGACGATCAGTATTCCAGGATCGAGAGCCTGAATTCTCAGCTTCGCCTTGAACCTGGTCAGAAGATTAAAATTCCGCTGCCTGATCTTTAA
- a CDS encoding Hsp70 family protein, whose product MGGLLNSFSLFGRAKHEGKPGKAIGIDLGTTNTVFGIKRVHTEILKNAEQEELTPSCVTQREKNYIVGRDALAWMKQDPENTIVSIKRIIGRSFTNEEVQKIIREHKVSYRIRPLSTGTEQSIAVMLNGKEHTPEYISALILKKIKEDAEKELGEKVTHAVITVPSYFDDKQKHGTRTAAAQAGFKVQRLLPEPTSAAISFGVDQTRDKNINTILVYDFGGGTFDISVLTMVEGQFIEQAKGGDMWLGGNDIDNLLMGHVFGLIERNYPGVNVKELIQKLPSDTKNRFLGELREKVERAKIQLSEKETAFFDILGILKDEEGNILNVEVEITRQEFEALIQPLVERSVQLMEGILEGLHFTPQMIDKVLLVGGSSCIPLVQRKVAERFGADKVMIHKKPMLSVAEGAAILSHRLSESYECPECGKEVSQADRTCKKCGFDLDKYLMETGVVEIVHSAAHDYYIHLENNPRYLLVAKNTPLPVEKTEIFQLVDPEQKLVHLKFFNMVNEVEESIGDLWLGIGEESEAEAKAEGERKKDARPEIICDFRIDENNIIEVSARMKDQPHIQISRTLSRGKADEKLFLSLEETIRHANAKEHQFFAVHDLIHRSVGIIQDINQIVDPETGEVKEDRYERARQKLDKANKMLEHDESPWGTINYAKAMLNNCRIFMNPKEIEPVEKVLQKLEKSDQEGSYEETVALTKELSDEVSKHRLAVIFMELERAYSYYRQHNSPKAERIGTYLDNMHTCLEKSDFTKFKSLVDEIMPEVEEIAELERTQRIKVEKGIAK is encoded by the coding sequence ATGGGTGGCTTATTAAATTCCTTCTCCCTTTTTGGCAGGGCAAAACATGAGGGGAAACCCGGCAAGGCCATAGGGATTGATCTTGGCACAACCAACACGGTGTTTGGAATCAAGCGGGTTCACACTGAAATCCTCAAGAATGCCGAGCAGGAAGAGCTCACTCCTTCATGTGTTACCCAGAGGGAGAAGAACTATATTGTCGGCCGGGATGCCCTGGCCTGGATGAAGCAGGATCCTGAAAATACCATTGTGTCCATCAAGCGCATCATCGGGCGAAGCTTCACCAATGAAGAAGTACAGAAAATTATCAGAGAGCATAAGGTCAGCTATCGGATCAGGCCCCTTTCGACCGGCACCGAGCAGAGCATCGCTGTAATGTTGAATGGAAAAGAACATACGCCTGAGTACATTTCAGCCCTGATCCTGAAAAAAATCAAGGAAGATGCTGAAAAAGAGCTGGGCGAAAAGGTAACGCACGCAGTCATTACCGTCCCCTCATATTTCGACGACAAGCAAAAGCACGGCACCAGAACAGCAGCGGCCCAGGCTGGCTTCAAGGTGCAGCGGCTCCTGCCGGAGCCGACATCCGCCGCCATTTCCTTTGGTGTCGATCAGACCCGTGACAAGAACATCAATACCATCCTGGTCTATGATTTCGGAGGCGGGACCTTCGACATTTCGGTCCTGACCATGGTCGAAGGGCAGTTCATCGAGCAGGCCAAGGGCGGGGACATGTGGCTTGGCGGCAATGATATTGACAACCTGCTGATGGGGCATGTCTTTGGCCTGATCGAAAGGAATTATCCCGGAGTGAATGTAAAGGAATTGATCCAAAAGCTCCCCTCGGATACGAAAAACCGTTTTCTGGGCGAGCTGCGGGAAAAGGTTGAGAGGGCGAAAATCCAACTGAGTGAAAAGGAAACTGCCTTCTTCGATATTCTGGGTATCCTGAAGGACGAGGAGGGAAACATCCTGAATGTCGAGGTGGAAATTACTCGGCAGGAGTTTGAAGCCCTGATTCAGCCCCTGGTCGAGAGAAGCGTTCAGCTCATGGAGGGTATCCTTGAGGGGCTCCACTTTACTCCGCAGATGATTGACAAGGTCCTCCTGGTCGGCGGATCATCCTGCATCCCGCTGGTGCAGAGAAAGGTAGCGGAAAGATTCGGGGCCGATAAGGTCATGATTCACAAAAAACCCATGCTGTCAGTAGCCGAAGGTGCGGCGATCCTCTCTCACCGGCTGTCGGAAAGCTACGAGTGCCCGGAGTGTGGAAAAGAAGTGTCGCAGGCTGACAGGACCTGCAAAAAATGTGGATTCGATCTGGATAAATACCTGATGGAAACCGGCGTGGTTGAAATCGTCCATTCAGCAGCGCATGATTACTACATCCACCTGGAAAATAATCCCCGCTATCTCCTGGTGGCCAAAAATACGCCGTTGCCTGTAGAGAAAACCGAAATCTTTCAGTTGGTTGACCCGGAGCAAAAACTGGTTCACCTGAAATTCTTCAACATGGTGAATGAGGTGGAAGAATCCATCGGCGACCTATGGCTTGGCATCGGCGAAGAATCCGAAGCGGAAGCAAAAGCAGAAGGGGAGAGGAAAAAAGATGCCAGGCCGGAGATAATCTGCGATTTCCGGATAGATGAAAATAATATCATCGAAGTATCGGCCAGGATGAAAGACCAGCCGCATATCCAGATATCCCGGACACTCTCCCGCGGGAAAGCCGATGAAAAGCTCTTTCTGTCCCTGGAAGAAACCATACGCCATGCTAATGCCAAAGAACATCAGTTTTTTGCGGTTCACGACCTTATTCATCGCTCAGTGGGCATTATTCAGGACATTAACCAGATTGTCGATCCTGAGACCGGCGAGGTCAAAGAGGACAGGTACGAGCGGGCCAGGCAGAAGCTGGATAAGGCCAATAAGATGCTGGAGCACGATGAATCGCCCTGGGGAACCATTAATTATGCCAAAGCCATGCTGAATAATTGCCGCATTTTCATGAATCCGAAGGAAATCGAGCCGGTGGAAAAGGTACTCCAAAAGCTTGAAAAAAGCGACCAGGAAGGCAGCTATGAGGAAACCGTTGCTCTGACGAAGGAATTGAGCGACGAAGTGAGCAAACATCGTCTGGCTGTGATTTTCATGGAGCTGGAAAGAGCCTACAGCTATTACCGGCAGCATAACTCTCCAAAGGCTGAGCGTATTGGCACCTATCTGGATAATATGCACACCTGTCTGGAAAAATCCGATTTTACGAAATTCAAGAGCCTGGTCGATGAAATCATGCCGGAGGTTGAGGAAATCGCAGAGCTTGAGAGAACCCAGAGAATAAAAGTGGAGAAAGGAATAGCCAAATAG